One Candidatus Desulfatibia profunda genomic window carries:
- the rpmG gene encoding 50S ribosomal protein L33 — protein MVRIIVTLLCSECKRRNYTTTKNKRSTPDKLEFSKYCRFCRKHTRHRETK, from the coding sequence CTGGTGAGGATAATTGTTACACTTTTATGCAGTGAATGCAAAAGAAGAAATTACACAACGACAAAGAATAAACGCTCAACGCCGGACAAGTTGGAATTCAGCAAGTATTGCAGATTTTGCAGAAAACATACGCGGCACAGAGAAACCAAATAA